A genomic segment from Solenopsis invicta isolate M01_SB chromosome 5, UNIL_Sinv_3.0, whole genome shotgun sequence encodes:
- the LOC105205684 gene encoding CCAAT/enhancer-binding protein gamma isoform X3 — protein MAPKNKENSKRKKQMEDEGDEDYRKRRDRNNQAVKRSRVKSKLRTQQTLERVNQLKTENELLEEKIKMLTKELGFLKDLFIAHAGGSGQHSINIQDLDLNAILADEKPTENTLKATTTKL, from the exons ATGGCACCGAAGAACAAAGAAAATAGCAAACGAAAGAAGCAAATGGAGGACGAGGGCGACGAGGATTATCGAAAGCGGCGGGATCGGAATAATCAG GCTGTGAAACGATCCAGAGTGAAGAGTAAATTACGCACGCAACAAACCTTGGAACGAGTAAATCAGCTGAAAACGGAGAACGAATTGTTGGAGGAAAAGATTAAGATGCTTACCAAGGAACTTGGGTTTCTCAAAGATCTCTTCATTGCACATGCGG GAGGTTCCGGTCAACACTCTATAAATATTCAAGATCTCGATCTAAACGCTATTCTGGCGGATGAAAAACCCACGGAAAATACGTTAAAGGCGACCACCACCAAACTGTAG
- the LOC105205684 gene encoding CCAAT/enhancer-binding protein gamma isoform X2, which yields MLLRQLPKGTHGSFVPLLVWRLHMAPKNKENSKRKKQMEDEGDEDYRKRRDRNNQAVKRSRVKSKLRTQQTLERVNQLKTENELLEEKIKMLTKELGFLKDLFIAHAGGSGQHSINIQDLDLNAILADEKPTENTLKATTTKL from the exons ATGCTGCTCCGACAATTGCCGAAGGGCACACATGGCAGTTTTGTGCCGCTACTCGTGTGGAGGCTACAC ATGGCACCGAAGAACAAAGAAAATAGCAAACGAAAGAAGCAAATGGAGGACGAGGGCGACGAGGATTATCGAAAGCGGCGGGATCGGAATAATCAG GCTGTGAAACGATCCAGAGTGAAGAGTAAATTACGCACGCAACAAACCTTGGAACGAGTAAATCAGCTGAAAACGGAGAACGAATTGTTGGAGGAAAAGATTAAGATGCTTACCAAGGAACTTGGGTTTCTCAAAGATCTCTTCATTGCACATGCGG GAGGTTCCGGTCAACACTCTATAAATATTCAAGATCTCGATCTAAACGCTATTCTGGCGGATGAAAAACCCACGGAAAATACGTTAAAGGCGACCACCACCAAACTGTAG
- the LOC105205684 gene encoding CCAAT/enhancer-binding protein gamma isoform X1 yields the protein MKSRLRFLSRGLCARWREDVRAGFLTATSRPYWMAPKNKENSKRKKQMEDEGDEDYRKRRDRNNQAVKRSRVKSKLRTQQTLERVNQLKTENELLEEKIKMLTKELGFLKDLFIAHAGGSGQHSINIQDLDLNAILADEKPTENTLKATTTKL from the exons ATGAAATCTCGTTTGCGGTTTTTAAGTCGAGGTCTCTGTGCACGCTGGCGCGAAGATGTCAGGGCCGGTTTCTTAACGGCGACCTCAAGGCCTTATTGG ATGGCACCGAAGAACAAAGAAAATAGCAAACGAAAGAAGCAAATGGAGGACGAGGGCGACGAGGATTATCGAAAGCGGCGGGATCGGAATAATCAG GCTGTGAAACGATCCAGAGTGAAGAGTAAATTACGCACGCAACAAACCTTGGAACGAGTAAATCAGCTGAAAACGGAGAACGAATTGTTGGAGGAAAAGATTAAGATGCTTACCAAGGAACTTGGGTTTCTCAAAGATCTCTTCATTGCACATGCGG GAGGTTCCGGTCAACACTCTATAAATATTCAAGATCTCGATCTAAACGCTATTCTGGCGGATGAAAAACCCACGGAAAATACGTTAAAGGCGACCACCACCAAACTGTAG
- the LOC105205686 gene encoding RNA polymerase II-associated factor 1 homolog: MWSEWKNNPSLYAELSSATLPNIPFEIDLRNKNMFVRDPAKKFLEKDVLTPQNSKRSQLHARRVSWLSHPEPISTESTRFQTADRFKTKVGYNMKKNLKETLYMNRESQIKAIEKTFEDNKKPIERHYNKPNVVPVEILPVYPDFKLWKYSCAEVVFDSAPVPTGQSIPAQIEEMSQAMIRGMVNESGEQLVAYFLPLEETLEKRRRDFAAGIDYADEEEYEYKLARQYNWNVKSIAFKGYEENYFLVIRQDGVYYNELETRVRLSKRRQKVGQQPNNMRLIVRHRPLNANEFRMQKYRENQLKPLGVDDEDKEEEEQKTQEKKTDGKDKSVKDSEIENSEESRASSRAFSRSFSRKSRSHSRSRFKSDTRSRSRSKLRSH, encoded by the exons atGTGGTCGGAGTGGAAAAACA ATCCGAGCTTATACGCAGAGTTGAGTAGCGCAACACTGCCGAATATTCCGTTTGAGATTGATTTAAGAAATAAGAACATGTTTGTGAGAGATCCAGCTAAAAAGTTTCTGGAGAAAGATGTTCTTACTCCACAGAACTCGAAACGCTCTCAACTTCACGCCAGGAGAGTGTCCTGGTTGAGTCATCCAGAACCTATTTCCACAGAGAGTACCAGATTTCAAACGGCGGATAGGTTCAAAACCAAAGTTGGCTACAATATGAAGAAGAATCTCAAG gaaACGTTGTATATGAACCGTGAGAGTCAAATAAAAGCTATAGAAAAGACCTTTGAAGACAATAAAAAGCCAATTGAAAGACATTACAATAAACCAAACGTAGTACCTGTAGAAATATTGCCTGTATATCCAGACTTTAAG ttatggAAATATTCATGTGCGGAAGTTGTATTTGATTCTGCTCCTGTGCCAACTGGTCAATCTATACCAGCACAGATCGAAGAAATGTCACAAGCCATGATACg AGGTATGGTGAACGAGAGCGGTGAACAGTTAGTTGCTTACTTTTTGCCGTTGGAAGAAACGTTGGAAAAGCGTCGCCGGGACTTCGCAGCAGGTATAGATTACGCTGACGAAGAGGAATACGAATACAAACTGGCAAGACAGTACAATTGGAACGTCAAGAGCATAGCTTTCAAAGGATACGAGGAGAATTATTTCCTTGTGATAAGACAAGAcggg GTTTACTATAATGAACTAGAAACGCGCGTGCGACTGAGCAAACGACGCCAGAAGGTCGGACAGCAGCCAAACAACATGCGCTTAATAGTGCGTCACCGACCGCTGAACGCTAATGAATTTAGAATGCAGAAATATCGAGAAAACCAATTGAAGCCACTGGGAGTAGACGATGAGGACAAAGAAGAGGAAGAACAGAAAACTCAAGAGAAGAAGACAGATGGGAAAGATAAGTCGGTTAAAG ATTCTGAAATAGAGAACAGCGAAGAGTCGCGTGCTTCGTCGAGAGCATTCTCGCGATCGTTCAGCAGAAAATCGCGATCTCATTCACGCTCTCGTTTCAAATCTGATACGAGATCAAGATCGAGATCAAAATTAAGATCACATTGA
- the LOC105205687 gene encoding probable protein S-acyltransferase 23, with the protein MVGHLSNNPISGHQNHGSSKDTRQRHRPDDNIYADEATTGQSPTNETKQIFELLRASEIEAVEELVEKNGLSVLSARDEWGYTPAHWAALDGNVEVMRYLIERSGPVDLPCLGTQGPRPIHWACRKGHSAIVQLLLKAGVAVNTADFKGLTPLMTACMFGKFATAAFLLGSGAQGHLTDINGDTALHWAAYKGHAELIKLLMYSGVDLQKPDYFGSTPLHLACLSGNISCVRILCEKSKIELEPRDKNGKTPLQLAKSHRHSEIVRILQAEHKRRARWIPPINELWALLFGGAGNSKGPLLLFMISVLLWGYPMYLLKCIPLTWNLLRGSHYCFIYWNILMWISWIVANRRDPGYVPQNSDAYYRAIKQIPYFDKWKKRNILLSRLCHSCRCFRPLRAKHCRICNRCVTYFDHHCPFIYNCVGLRNRMWFFLFVMCVAINCSFTLYFACYCIAIEGIQLLYVLGVLEALVFCGLGWILTCTSVLHACMNLTTNEMFNYKRYSYLRDKKGKYLNPFSRGPMLNLIEFFLCPPDHQTNDLQHYHILSEDII; encoded by the exons ATGGTCGGGCATCTATCGAACAATCCTATATCCGGCCACCAGAACCATGGTTCCAGCAAGGACACGCGGCAGAGGCATCGTCCTGACGATAACATCTACGCGGATGAGGCTACCACTGGCCAGAGCCCCACCAATGAGACCAAACAGATCTTTGAACTGCTCAGGGCCAG CGAAATCGAGGCGGTCGAGGAACTGGTCGAGAAGAATGGGCTGAGCGTGCTTAGCGCGAGAGATGAATGGGGATATACACCTGCTCATTGGGCTGCTTTGGACGGCAATGTTGAA GTCATGAGATATTTGATAGAACGGAGCGGACCCGTCGATCTACCATGCCTCGGCACACAAGGACCCAGGCCAATACACTGGGCTTGTAGGAAAGGTCACAGTGCGAtagtacaattattattaaag GCCGGGGTCGCGGTCAACACGGCTGACTTTAAGGGCCTAACGCCTCTGATGACTGCCTGCATGTTCGGTAAATTCGCGACGGCCGCTTTCTTGTTAGGATCCGGAGCGCAAGGACATTTGACGGACATAAATGGCGATACCGCCTTACATTGGGCTGCGTATAAAGGGCATGCTGAATTGATCAAGTTGCTGATGTACAGCGGAGTGGATCTGCAAAAGCCCGATTACTTTGGCTCGACGCCGCTCCATTTGGCCTGTCTGTCCGGCAATATCAGCTGTGTTCGAATTCTCTGTGAAAAGAGCAAGATCGAGCTTGAGCCGCGCGACAAAAACGGCAAGACACCGCTTCAGCTGGCTAAAAGTCATCGCCACTCTGAGATCGTGCGCATCCTGCAGGCGGAACACAAGCGCCGTGCCAGATGGATACCGCCCATCAACGAGTTATG GGCGCTACTGTTTGGCGGAGCGGGCAATAGTAAAGGACCACTGCTGTTGTTCATGATATCCGTCCTGCTGTGGGGCTATCCGATGTACCTGTTAAAATGTATTCCGTTAACATGGAACCTTTTGCGAGGCAGTCATTATTGCTTCATTTACTGGAATATCCTCATGTGGATTTCGTGGATCGTGGCTAACAGAAGAGACCCCGGTTACGTACCGCAAAACAGCGATGCCTATTACAGGGCGATAAAACAG ATTCCGTACTTTGACAAATGGAAGAAGCGAAATATCCTACTGTCACGATTGTGTCACAGCTGCAGATGCTTCAGACCTCTCCGTGCTAAACACTGTAGAATTTGCAACAGATGCGTTACATATTTCGATCACCATTgtccatttatatataattgcgtTGGCCTACGGAATAG AATGTGGTTCTTCCTGTTCGTTATGTGCGTGGCGATAAATTGCTCTTTCACGTTATATTTCGCGTGTTACTGCATCGCAATTGAGGGAATTCAACTCTTGTATGTTTTGGGTGTATTGGAGGCACTTGTCTTTTGCGGACTCGGCTGGATTCTAACGTGTACCTCG GTCTTACACGCATGTATGAATTTGACTACCAACGAGATGTTTAATTATAAGAGATACTCGTATTTAAGGGACAAAAAGGGCAAATATTTGAATCCTTTCAGTCGAGGACCCATGCTTAACCTTATTGAATTTTTCCTCTGTCCGCCAGATCATCAGACAAACGATCTTCAGCATTATCATATTCTTTCGGAAGATATCATATAA